Proteins found in one Anoplolepis gracilipes chromosome 7, ASM4749672v1, whole genome shotgun sequence genomic segment:
- the LOC140667923 gene encoding uncharacterized protein isoform X2 → MDNKNVHYTERERMLLAQLVSEEKAIENKKTGASDLKDKVDAWERITKKFDNEGCTPRSSKQLKKCWDNMKQRKRKLNTTMRHERLMTGGGPPSVQPNDPVMAFMDATNANLDVEIDCPFDSTAVFEKEYNVKMDCASERIVIEDESEKENENIDDICHEDYIHQNILSTSFSTPKEKIAISRNSTSVEKRATSSINNISEKKVTASVNALKGKKATSNIKNIEVNFMN, encoded by the exons atggataataaaaatgttcattataCGGAACGGGAGAGAATGCTCTTGGCGCAGCTTGTTTCAGAAGAAAAAgctatcgaaaataaaaaaacaggtGCTTCAGATCTAAAAGATAAGGTGGATGCATGGGAAAgaatcacaaaaaaatttgataacgAAGGATGTACACCTCGCTCTAGCAAACAGCTGAAAAAATGCTGGGATAATATGAAACaaag aaaacgaaaattaaataCGACAATGCGGCACGAACGGCTTATGACAGGTGGAGGTCCTCCATCAGTACAACCGAATGATCCAGTGATGGCATTCATGGATGCAACAAATGCAAATTTAGATGTCGAAATTGATTGCCCATTCGACAGCACAGCAGTATTTGAGAAAGAAT ataatgtaaaaatgGATTGTGCGTCTGAAAGAATAGTCATCGAAGATGAaagtgagaaagagaatgagaaCATTGATGATATCTGTCATGAAGATTATatccatcaaaatattttatctacatcATTTAGCAcaccaaaagaaaaaatagctATTTCAAGGAATAGCACATCAGTAGAAAAAAGGGCCACATCAAGCATAAACaatatatcagaaaaaaaagttactgCAAGTGTTAACgcattaaaaggaaaaaaagctacttcaaatattaaaaatatagaagtaaattttatgaattag
- the LOC140667766 gene encoding uncharacterized protein isoform X2 — protein sequence MFLVPMIMANSKQTTFEDFQIDERFKKLERSLKLAVLRKAHSDNGEVLLPTTGQSSISSINMDSLDCSYVTPSLQTSVVKSEVLASSNNLRNLLLTKRSYNNREIMATSSVKQYNVKQDAHLNDRHIMPPPIRNTVYRTSKETQDKVLTDASNSLNGSAHNKSSTVNTLSLKSASYISTNSNTNKEYKQSLVASISDLQRIDRIFLKWRVLLNDHYELIIKGTLECGRVARSKPVIRRYSATCVESKYKHKYILEGNIVDERNVLPNYIREKFYNGFPDDWENVHQIWKTYISQGCPVTFRWPTPITDSDDDLKSELTELTYIRMTNNKTIPMETHKSIECIKSKSSSNKSSKNEEKYQNCSTHSIQRCKENASSVKPLFSNLEKDIIPIAQTRNVKLAHDENNKQDIENSVFSSGRMNKLKDIIHEDKLHIIINNLADRNCSPKYIDKIIEMFECLDYVMSYRAKSECNDDSAVFVNCGTSSKLDAYPLQSSLSRDDNCMTTNKLENDVTKQWKTDVHSTSISTDSRYRRIKNDSNDSNQFWTPINIKSKHDNNSSDELESETYTSVPKIFSKVERVLQARKVSGKMYKHKLRKKSSNSQRNKGIKYERSAHTVTSIANNNKSLLSDESGISITEDEVKVINTRKCHEINIAQKSQGDTFCSHSEIRRNNFDVNRPAVQTEQPLDAFEKQKITSNAFIKEQKVPFRVEENARSQFTDVDIDYNSDIDVATVSTNTRDGNAIGSHLDQDIVVISSESNSNFPEKPLVSRELHREFIEQPRSETAMKRSKPSIISSVPVNLKLKIKKADSKSEQLQYVSIVENEEDKRYINDVHPLEVQKKKCVSKTAVDDKKKIYPTNKETNESNMNPVNLTKPTMRNSTGIEQYKSNELESHPKVLCAWMPKVIYYAKSKSELGLTFEGKLLNEAGHVVHRKFTTDIVLKRLSATLIETVNHEFYQLSGYLKDNKHVIHKELAKQCRNGCPTKIQQFCLTWKRLQNCEMQKIREKPHNVSVDLLNTSISSRGRRIVPPLSYWTGERVALKDNNLVYDPGNSLESSFSLIETSKEAMSTEETKKPRATSKNTSKKQKLLSKSNEIPDTNKNHTIVIEKIQSSNKSPKTKAANGTKRPYKSNKSRKSRINGRRHIKQNLTFSSTDSSEEEQKILPSKRMHIQPNTETPSQYTMTLRKRYDRDIPE from the exons atgtTTTTAGTTCCTATGATCATGGCCAACAGTAAACAG ACTACATTTGAGGATTTTCAAATAGATGAACGATTCAAGAAACTGGAACGCTCCTTGAAATTGGCTGTGCTGAGGAAGGCACACAGTGATAATGGAGAAGTGTTGCTTCCTACAACAGGCCAGTCCAGCATCTCCAGCATCAATATGGATAGTTTAGATTGCAGTTACGTGACTCCATCATTGCAAACTTCTGTAGTTAAGAGCGAGGTCTTGGCATCCAGTAATAATCTGAGAAACTTACTCTTGACAAAGAGAAGTTACAACAACCGAGAAATAATGGCCACATCCAGTGTTAAACAGTACAATGTCAAGCAGGATGCTCACTTGAATGATCGACATATTATGCCACCCCCGATAAGGAACACAGTTTATCGCACTTCCAAAGAAACACAAGACAAAGTCCTTACAGACGCATCAAATTCACTTAATGGGTCTGCTCATAATAAATCTTCTACAGTGAATACTTTATCTTTGAAAAGTGCTAGTTATATATCCACTAATTCAAATACTAACAAAGAATACAAGCAGTCTCTTGTTGCATCTATCAGTGATCTTCAGAGAATtgacagaatatttttaaaatggagAGTTTTGCTGAATGATCAttacgaattaataattaagggAACATTAGAATG TGGAAGAGTTGCACGTAGCAAACCAGTCATAAGAAGATACTCTGCGACATGTGTTGAgtctaaatataaacataaatatatcctTGAAGGAAATATTGTTGATGAAAGAAatg tattaccCAATTATAttcgtgaaaaattttataatggttTTCCTGACGATTGGGAGAACGTTCATCAGATATGGAAAACATACATTAGTCAAGGGTGTCCAGTAACATTTCGTTGGCCTACTCCTATTACTGATAGCGATGATGATTTAAAAAGTGAATTAACAGAATTAACTTATATACGCATGACAAATAATAAGACTATTCCTATGGAAACTCATAAATCGATTGAATGTATTAAGTCTAAAAGTTCAAGCAACAAATCTTCAAAAAATGAGGAAAAATATCAGAATTGTTCTACTCATAGTATCCAAAGATGCAAAGAAAACGCTTCATCTGTAAAACCTCTTTTCTCCAAccttgaaaaagatataattccAATTGCGCAAACAAGAAACGTAAAGTTAGCACACGATGAGAACAACAAACAGGACATTGAAAATTCAGTGTTCAGTTCCGGaagaatgaataaattaaaagacatTATCCATGAGGATAAGctacatataattatcaataatttggCGGATAGAAATTGTTCTCCAAAATATATCGACAAAATTATCGAGATGTTTGAGTGCTTGGATTACGTAATGTCTTACAGAGCGAAATCGGAATGTAATGATGACTCGGCGGTTTTTGTGAATTGTGGAACGTCGTCCAAACTCGACGCGTATCCTCTGCAATCAAGTCTCTCGCGTGATGACAATTGTATGACTACTAATAAGCTTGAGAACGATGTAACAAAACAATGGAAAACTGACGTGCATTCTACTAGTATCTCTACTGACTCAAGATATAGGAggataaaaaatgattctaaTGATTCTAATCAATTTTGGActccaataaatattaagtcgAAGCACGATAATAATAGTTCAGATGAATTAGAGAGCGAGACGTACACGAGCGTAcccaaaatattttcgaaggTTGAACGAGTCTTACAAGCCAGAAAAGTATCCGGAAAAATGTACAAGCATAAACTGAGGAAGAAATCATCAAATTCACAACGCAACAAAGGAATCAAATACGAGAGATCTGCTCACACAGTGACTTCAATCGCTAACAATAATAAGAGTTTACTCTCAGATGAATCCGGTATTAGTATCACGGAGGATGAAGTAAAAGTGATAAATACGAGAAAATgtcatgaaataaatatcgcCCAAAAATCGCAAGGAGATACCTTTTGTAGCCATTCGGAAATTCGGAGAAATAATTTCGATGTGAATAGACCTGCAGTGCAAACTGAACAACCGCTCGATGcctttgaaaaacaaaaaattacctCGAATGCCTTTATAAAGGAACAAAAAGTTCCATTTAGAGTTGAAGAAAATGCACGTTCGCAATTTACTGATGTGGATATTGATTACAATTCTGACATTGATGTTGCGACTGTAAGCACGAATACGAGAGACGGAAATGCGATAGGATCGCATCTGGATCAAGATATTGTCGTAATCAGTAGCGAGAGTAACAGTAACTTCCCTGAAAAACCTCTCGTCTCGCGAGAATTACACAGAGAATTTATCGAACAGCCAAGAAGTGAAACTGCAATGAAGAGATCGAAACCTAGCATTATCAGTTCAGTGCCGGTAAACCTCAagttaaagataaagaaagcaGATTCCAAGTCAGAACAATTACAATATGTGAGTATTGTAGAGAATGAGGAAGATAAACGATATATAAACGACGTTCACCCATTAGAAGttcagaaaaagaaatgtgtATCAAAAACGGCAGTcgatgataaaaagaaaatctatcCAACAAATAAGGAAACAAATGAATCGAATATGAATCCTGTTAATTTGACGAAACCAACGATGAGGAATTCAACAGGAATTGAACAGTATAAAAGCAACGAGCTCGAAAGTCATCCTAAAGTGCTGTGCGCGTGGATGccaaaagtaatatattatgcgAAATCAAAATCTGAATTGGGTTTAACCTTTGAAGGAAAATTGCTCAA TGAAGCTGGTCACGTTGTGCATAGAAAATTTACGACGGACATTGTGTTGAAACGACTATCGGCTACGCTGATCGAAACTGTGAATCACGAGTTTTACCAGCTTTCCGGATACTTGAAGGATAATAAACATG TTATTCACAAGGAACTTGCAAAACAATGTCGTAATGGATGTCCAACGAAGATCCAACAATTTTGTCTGACTTGGAAAAGGTTGCAAAACT gtgaaatgcaaaaaataagagagaaaccTCACAATGTATCCGTGGACTTGCTGAATACATCTATTAGTTCGCGAGGTCGTAGAATCGTGCCTCCCTTATCTTATTGGACag gtGAACGTGTAGCTTTGAAAGATAATAATCTAGTTTATGATCCAGGCAATTCACTGGAATCATCATTTTCACTAATTGAAACTTCAAAAGAAGCAATG AGTACTGAAGAAACAAAGAAACCGAGAGCAACTTCCAAAAACACATCGAAAAAACAGAAACTGTTGTCCAAATCTAATGAGATTCctgatacaaataaaaatcat acgatcgttattgaaaaaattcaatcttCGAACAAGTCACCTAAGACTAAAGCTGCGAATGGCACGAAAAGACCGTATAAATCGAACAAATCTCGGAAATCCCGAATTAATGGCAGGCgacatataaaacaaaatttgacGTTCTCATCGACTGATTCTAGTGAAGAAGAGCAAAAAATACTTCCGTCAAAG CGTATGCACATTCAACCAAATACAGAAACCCCATCGCAATATACGATGACATTGAGGAAACGGTATGATAGAGACATCCCTGAATAA
- the LOC140667923 gene encoding uncharacterized protein isoform X1: MDNKNVHYTERERMLLAQLVSEEKAIENKKTGASDLKDKVDAWERITKKFDNEGCTPRSSKQLKKCWDNMKQRKRKLNTTMRHERLMTGGGPPSVQPNDPVMAFMDATNANLDVEIDCPFDSTAVFEKEYNVKMDCASERIVIEDESEKENENIDDICHEDYIHQNILSTSFSTPKEKIAISRNSTSVEKRATSSINNISEKKVTASVNALKGKKATSNIKNIENIRDEKELRLIKIRETIEQQRKLHRKKNKDC, translated from the exons atggataataaaaatgttcattataCGGAACGGGAGAGAATGCTCTTGGCGCAGCTTGTTTCAGAAGAAAAAgctatcgaaaataaaaaaacaggtGCTTCAGATCTAAAAGATAAGGTGGATGCATGGGAAAgaatcacaaaaaaatttgataacgAAGGATGTACACCTCGCTCTAGCAAACAGCTGAAAAAATGCTGGGATAATATGAAACaaag aaaacgaaaattaaataCGACAATGCGGCACGAACGGCTTATGACAGGTGGAGGTCCTCCATCAGTACAACCGAATGATCCAGTGATGGCATTCATGGATGCAACAAATGCAAATTTAGATGTCGAAATTGATTGCCCATTCGACAGCACAGCAGTATTTGAGAAAGAAT ataatgtaaaaatgGATTGTGCGTCTGAAAGAATAGTCATCGAAGATGAaagtgagaaagagaatgagaaCATTGATGATATCTGTCATGAAGATTATatccatcaaaatattttatctacatcATTTAGCAcaccaaaagaaaaaatagctATTTCAAGGAATAGCACATCAGTAGAAAAAAGGGCCACATCAAGCATAAACaatatatcagaaaaaaaagttactgCAAGTGTTAACgcattaaaaggaaaaaaagctacttcaaatattaaaaatatagaa aatatccGTGACGAAAAAGAGTtacgattaataaaaatacgcgAAACAATTGAGCAACAGCGCAAGCttcatcgtaaaaaaaataaagattgctGA
- the LOC140667766 gene encoding uncharacterized protein isoform X1: protein MFLVPMIMANSKQTTFEDFQIDERFKKLERSLKLAVLRKAHSDNGEVLLPTTGQSSISSINMDSLDCSYVTPSLQTSVVKSEVLASSNNLRNLLLTKRSYNNREIMATSSVKQYNVKQDAHLNDRHIMPPPIRNTVYRTSKETQDKVLTDASNSLNGSAHNKSSTVNTLSLKSASYISTNSNTNKEYKQSLVASISDLQRIDRIFLKWRVLLNDHYELIIKGTLECGRVARSKPVIRRYSATCVESKYKHKYILEGNIVDERNVLPNYIREKFYNGFPDDWENVHQIWKTYISQGCPVTFRWPTPITDSDDDLKSELTELTYIRMTNNKTIPMETHKSIECIKSKSSSNKSSKNEEKYQNCSTHSIQRCKENASSVKPLFSNLEKDIIPIAQTRNVKLAHDENNKQDIENSVFSSGRMNKLKDIIHEDKLHIIINNLADRNCSPKYIDKIIEMFECLDYVMSYRAKSECNDDSAVFVNCGTSSKLDAYPLQSSLSRDDNCMTTNKLENDVTKQWKTDVHSTSISTDSRYRRIKNDSNDSNQFWTPINIKSKHDNNSSDELESETYTSVPKIFSKVERVLQARKVSGKMYKHKLRKKSSNSQRNKGIKYERSAHTVTSIANNNKSLLSDESGISITEDEVKVINTRKCHEINIAQKSQGDTFCSHSEIRRNNFDVNRPAVQTEQPLDAFEKQKITSNAFIKEQKVPFRVEENARSQFTDVDIDYNSDIDVATVSTNTRDGNAIGSHLDQDIVVISSESNSNFPEKPLVSRELHREFIEQPRSETAMKRSKPSIISSVPVNLKLKIKKADSKSEQLQYVSIVENEEDKRYINDVHPLEVQKKKCVSKTAVDDKKKIYPTNKETNESNMNPVNLTKPTMRNSTGIEQYKSNELESHPKVLCAWMPKVIYYAKSKSELGLTFEGKLLNEAGHVVHRKFTTDIVLKRLSATLIETVNHEFYQLSGYLKDNKHVIHKELAKQCRNGCPTKIQQFCLTWKRLQNCEMQKIREKPHNVSVDLLNTSISSRGRRIVPPLSYWTGERVALKDNNLVYDPGNSLESSFSLIETSKEAMSTEETKKPRATSKNTSKKQKLLSKSNEIPDTNKNHTIVIEKIQSSNKSPKTKAANGTKRPYKSNKSRKSRINGRRHIKQNLTFSSTDSSEEEQKILPSKRMHIQPNTETPSQYTMTLRKRYSPAKKTKHNMTYTYYRNISLTEDFLSEVTSM from the exons atgtTTTTAGTTCCTATGATCATGGCCAACAGTAAACAG ACTACATTTGAGGATTTTCAAATAGATGAACGATTCAAGAAACTGGAACGCTCCTTGAAATTGGCTGTGCTGAGGAAGGCACACAGTGATAATGGAGAAGTGTTGCTTCCTACAACAGGCCAGTCCAGCATCTCCAGCATCAATATGGATAGTTTAGATTGCAGTTACGTGACTCCATCATTGCAAACTTCTGTAGTTAAGAGCGAGGTCTTGGCATCCAGTAATAATCTGAGAAACTTACTCTTGACAAAGAGAAGTTACAACAACCGAGAAATAATGGCCACATCCAGTGTTAAACAGTACAATGTCAAGCAGGATGCTCACTTGAATGATCGACATATTATGCCACCCCCGATAAGGAACACAGTTTATCGCACTTCCAAAGAAACACAAGACAAAGTCCTTACAGACGCATCAAATTCACTTAATGGGTCTGCTCATAATAAATCTTCTACAGTGAATACTTTATCTTTGAAAAGTGCTAGTTATATATCCACTAATTCAAATACTAACAAAGAATACAAGCAGTCTCTTGTTGCATCTATCAGTGATCTTCAGAGAATtgacagaatatttttaaaatggagAGTTTTGCTGAATGATCAttacgaattaataattaagggAACATTAGAATG TGGAAGAGTTGCACGTAGCAAACCAGTCATAAGAAGATACTCTGCGACATGTGTTGAgtctaaatataaacataaatatatcctTGAAGGAAATATTGTTGATGAAAGAAatg tattaccCAATTATAttcgtgaaaaattttataatggttTTCCTGACGATTGGGAGAACGTTCATCAGATATGGAAAACATACATTAGTCAAGGGTGTCCAGTAACATTTCGTTGGCCTACTCCTATTACTGATAGCGATGATGATTTAAAAAGTGAATTAACAGAATTAACTTATATACGCATGACAAATAATAAGACTATTCCTATGGAAACTCATAAATCGATTGAATGTATTAAGTCTAAAAGTTCAAGCAACAAATCTTCAAAAAATGAGGAAAAATATCAGAATTGTTCTACTCATAGTATCCAAAGATGCAAAGAAAACGCTTCATCTGTAAAACCTCTTTTCTCCAAccttgaaaaagatataattccAATTGCGCAAACAAGAAACGTAAAGTTAGCACACGATGAGAACAACAAACAGGACATTGAAAATTCAGTGTTCAGTTCCGGaagaatgaataaattaaaagacatTATCCATGAGGATAAGctacatataattatcaataatttggCGGATAGAAATTGTTCTCCAAAATATATCGACAAAATTATCGAGATGTTTGAGTGCTTGGATTACGTAATGTCTTACAGAGCGAAATCGGAATGTAATGATGACTCGGCGGTTTTTGTGAATTGTGGAACGTCGTCCAAACTCGACGCGTATCCTCTGCAATCAAGTCTCTCGCGTGATGACAATTGTATGACTACTAATAAGCTTGAGAACGATGTAACAAAACAATGGAAAACTGACGTGCATTCTACTAGTATCTCTACTGACTCAAGATATAGGAggataaaaaatgattctaaTGATTCTAATCAATTTTGGActccaataaatattaagtcgAAGCACGATAATAATAGTTCAGATGAATTAGAGAGCGAGACGTACACGAGCGTAcccaaaatattttcgaaggTTGAACGAGTCTTACAAGCCAGAAAAGTATCCGGAAAAATGTACAAGCATAAACTGAGGAAGAAATCATCAAATTCACAACGCAACAAAGGAATCAAATACGAGAGATCTGCTCACACAGTGACTTCAATCGCTAACAATAATAAGAGTTTACTCTCAGATGAATCCGGTATTAGTATCACGGAGGATGAAGTAAAAGTGATAAATACGAGAAAATgtcatgaaataaatatcgcCCAAAAATCGCAAGGAGATACCTTTTGTAGCCATTCGGAAATTCGGAGAAATAATTTCGATGTGAATAGACCTGCAGTGCAAACTGAACAACCGCTCGATGcctttgaaaaacaaaaaattacctCGAATGCCTTTATAAAGGAACAAAAAGTTCCATTTAGAGTTGAAGAAAATGCACGTTCGCAATTTACTGATGTGGATATTGATTACAATTCTGACATTGATGTTGCGACTGTAAGCACGAATACGAGAGACGGAAATGCGATAGGATCGCATCTGGATCAAGATATTGTCGTAATCAGTAGCGAGAGTAACAGTAACTTCCCTGAAAAACCTCTCGTCTCGCGAGAATTACACAGAGAATTTATCGAACAGCCAAGAAGTGAAACTGCAATGAAGAGATCGAAACCTAGCATTATCAGTTCAGTGCCGGTAAACCTCAagttaaagataaagaaagcaGATTCCAAGTCAGAACAATTACAATATGTGAGTATTGTAGAGAATGAGGAAGATAAACGATATATAAACGACGTTCACCCATTAGAAGttcagaaaaagaaatgtgtATCAAAAACGGCAGTcgatgataaaaagaaaatctatcCAACAAATAAGGAAACAAATGAATCGAATATGAATCCTGTTAATTTGACGAAACCAACGATGAGGAATTCAACAGGAATTGAACAGTATAAAAGCAACGAGCTCGAAAGTCATCCTAAAGTGCTGTGCGCGTGGATGccaaaagtaatatattatgcgAAATCAAAATCTGAATTGGGTTTAACCTTTGAAGGAAAATTGCTCAA TGAAGCTGGTCACGTTGTGCATAGAAAATTTACGACGGACATTGTGTTGAAACGACTATCGGCTACGCTGATCGAAACTGTGAATCACGAGTTTTACCAGCTTTCCGGATACTTGAAGGATAATAAACATG TTATTCACAAGGAACTTGCAAAACAATGTCGTAATGGATGTCCAACGAAGATCCAACAATTTTGTCTGACTTGGAAAAGGTTGCAAAACT gtgaaatgcaaaaaataagagagaaaccTCACAATGTATCCGTGGACTTGCTGAATACATCTATTAGTTCGCGAGGTCGTAGAATCGTGCCTCCCTTATCTTATTGGACag gtGAACGTGTAGCTTTGAAAGATAATAATCTAGTTTATGATCCAGGCAATTCACTGGAATCATCATTTTCACTAATTGAAACTTCAAAAGAAGCAATG AGTACTGAAGAAACAAAGAAACCGAGAGCAACTTCCAAAAACACATCGAAAAAACAGAAACTGTTGTCCAAATCTAATGAGATTCctgatacaaataaaaatcat acgatcgttattgaaaaaattcaatcttCGAACAAGTCACCTAAGACTAAAGCTGCGAATGGCACGAAAAGACCGTATAAATCGAACAAATCTCGGAAATCCCGAATTAATGGCAGGCgacatataaaacaaaatttgacGTTCTCATCGACTGATTCTAGTGAAGAAGAGCAAAAAATACTTCCGTCAAAG CGTATGCACATTCAACCAAATACAGAAACCCCATCGCAATATACGATGACATTGAGGAAACG GTATTCACCAGCAAAGAAAACAAAACACAACATgacatatacttattatagGAATATTTCATTGACAGAAGACTTTCTATCAGAAGTAACATCTATGTAA